A region of the Conger conger chromosome 6, fConCon1.1, whole genome shotgun sequence genome:
CTGAGCATCCATTGTGAATGTCTTTACTTTATTTGACAAAATATATTGGATGGGGCAAAGCAAATATGTACTAAGTGCAATTTAGGGTGAAATAGTCTGATAAAGCGTCTGAGGACTGCTGGTTCGATaaatagaaatgaaattaaatgtctgCTGCTATGAATTTTTCTGAACACACACTTATTTTGTGCTTggggtatacacacacactcacagcactgtaacacacacacacacacacacacagcactgtaacacacacacagacgcacacacagcactgtaacacacacagacacacacacagcactgtaacacacacacacacacacacacacacaggactaaCTCACGCTGCTCTCCTCTCTTGCAGCTGAGGCACCAGCAGTGGAGCTTGGTGATGGAGAGTGCGGTCCCGTCGGACCGTGGGAACTACACCTGCGTGGTGCAGAACCCCTATggcaccatcacacacacctatcAGCTGGACGTGCTGGGTAAGAGCAATGCGCCATGGGACAAGTCAACCGTCAATGAGACCAGGGTCaaatttgtaattgttttttatttttttattctttactgtgcttgtctggtgcattggaacctatgaaatccTCTCAGAAAACTcagaccctgccttctggtGCTCTTGGGAGGCTCAGTTGCACCacgcaagatcagtcgagcacataaaagtatttgaatccaaaacatttatgtaattaaatatttgatccAGGTGTGCAGTCAACAGGCCTTTATGTCTGCCAGTTACCCTGCTACCTGTTTGTGTCCTAGATTGGGCCACActtgtaaaaatgtttcatttgtcTTCCGCTGTCATTCATTATCCAGAACTGTAGTGAAAATTTTAAGCTGGGCAGATTGAATAATTAAGGGGAgaagaagttggcatgaaagcGAGAAACAGACACGACTCTCCTTGCTCACCCCGGTATAATATACAGAACTGAAAGAACTGTGGTTTGCCCTCAGATAAACCACACTAAGGAAACGATCACAGAAAGATGAACTTCCAGATTTATACTGATGAGGTTCTTGTATGCATCTTGCTGCTGGATTAGTCATTAACACTCCCTGGTGCTGGACCAGTAGAAcagtcctgggtcaaataagtcatcattttggactcaaatacttttccccgccttactgagcttgtctggtgtatcgcAACCTAtaaaaatactctcaaaaagtgcaaacccttctggtcctcttagttggctcaattgcatcaggcaccaggttttgaattaaaaaacaatagaatttgacccaggtctgtagtAGTCATGAAACTGCTATAGCCCCTCTTTATTTTTGTGATGCGATGTCTGCTAAtgaccctcctccccccctacCATAGAGCGCTCCCCACACAGGCCCATCCTCCAGGCCGGCCTGCCAGCCAATCAGTCGGTGATGGTGGGCAGTGATGTGGAGTTCCACTGTAAGGTGTACAGCGACGCCCAGCCGCACATCCAGTGGCTCAAGCACATCGAGGTCAACGGCAGCCGCTTCGGGCCCGACGGGGTGCCCTACGTCAACATCCTCAAGGTACGTCCATCAGGTGCatcctcattggctcaggcctgCACCAGGCCTGCTGTGATTGGCCCAGATCTGCCCCAAGGTCTGCTTTGATTGACCCAGAGCTATGCTGGGTCTACCGTTATTGGCTCAGATCTGCTGTGATCGGCTCAATACTGGGTCTATTGTCATTGGCTCACACCTGTGCCAGGtgcactgtgattggctcagaTCTATGCTGGGCCGACTGTCATTGGCTCAGatctgctgtgattggcttaGATATATGCTGAGCCTACTGTCATTGGCTCAGACCAGTGCCAGATGCACTATGATTGGCTCAGGCCTGTAGAGGCTAAAATATGAggttaaatatgttttattggaTTAGATGCTGCCCAGGAGACAGAATACAGGCCTGCTGACAGCATTATGAATTATAACCCAGATATATACCCAGTAAATCATCCTGGACCCGTGTCTGTATCCCAGAGCAGCACATAACGCTGCCAGGCGGGCAGGAGTTTCTCCATCCCACCTCCCCTTACCAGACCCATGACTTCTGATTGACCCTCAGCCCGGGAAACTCACGTCAAGTCGCTCCTGTTTTACCCTCAGAGATGGAAAACAAttaaagcatgtgtgtgtatgagagagagagagagagaaggagagagagatcatgtgtgtgtgtgtgtgtgtgtggtataaatAAAAGTGTGCTGTAATTCCCGGGTTGGGAACGGCAGCATTCCCGGGTGCTGTCCCTGCTCCCGACGGGGCCCGGTTTGAGGCCGGAGACGCCGGGGGTCCAGGGGTTCAGGAGGGTTTGGGCACGGCGCTCCACCGCAGTGCCAGATGGGGATTTTCCAGATGGAGGCGGTGATGTCATCAGCTGTCAGCTCTTGGGCAGAGGAGGCCGCTACATCAGCCATCAAACGCCAGCAGGGCTTTTAAACGGGGTTCTTTTACACGGCGGAGCTTTTTCATGTGGTGCCCTCAGACTTAGAGAACCATGAAGCAGCTACAGCCATTTTCCTGCTTGTGTCACTGACCTATTTTACACATGTGGGAAATGCAAAGGAGGATAAAAGATTAAATGAGACTGTTTATTTCAGCTGAACAAAAGCCTCACCTTGAAAATAGGCGCTGGGTTTTATTTGTGTcgcttttttattgtttttttgttttgttttttttacgtgACGAGCACAAAGGCGTATCCTAAATAGCCTTTCACCCTTTTTCATGTTCCCAAAGAGCGCGGCTCTTTGGGAACCCGGGACAGACTCCTTCAGAAGCCAGCCTTCATCGCCTCcctcttccttctctttttgcagtttttttctttttgaaacagaacaaataaaaacaagcgtCTGGGTCTGGAGCTCTCAGAGGCGGGGCGCGTCGGGCCGGGAGAGGAGCTGTTAGGAGCGGCTGAGATTgatctggggaggggggggggggggggggtgcagagcCGGGTGGCAGAGCGGCGGTTCTCGCGGAGCAGCCATGGAAAATATGAGGGGGCTGTGGGGAAGGGCCGAGTCAGCAGAGCGGGAGCAGACCGCCAGCGTTCCCGGGAACCGCGGCTCCAGCGTCTATTTCTGCCTCCCGCATAATTGGAACAACATTCGCTGGGATTTCGGATTTTGCATTCCAaaaccacacccccccccccccccccccccccaccccaacattAAGACGACTCGCGACATTGAATGTGTGGCACCACCATTACCGCCACTAAAAATACAGTAATTCATGAACAAAGCATTTTTCAGCTTTAGGCTttttttgtgcttgtgtttttgaaTCCCACATTGATAAAAGGGAAAATTTGTTTCAGCTAATTCAAAAGGCAGACGCAGCTATAAAGACACTCCGCTttcctgtttttgtctttgtggaATGACGAAGACTTGCATTTCTGCTGTACCCAGGCAGTTTTCTGCATTTTCAGCAGCAACAGTGGTGAAGAAAGTGATGTAGCTGTCTTTACAGAACTGCCATCTTGGCTCAAACAAGTCCATTCTGCCTGCCTCTTAATTAGACCCACAGGAACTCGCATCAGAGTCACAAAGGACAAATATTTAAGAGTGACTGTCTGTATCAATGTTCATGTCCATGGTCCTCCAAATCAATACTGTCTGCTACAGAATATTTCAGAGTAAAATGAAAGCATGCAAACTGCACAACTAGGCAGAATTTAACCTGTTTTCTGAACGATCATAATTTAATGGGTTGGGGAATCCAAATTGCTCTGTCCATACTGTCCATTCTGgggtttttaatgttatttccaCTGAGAAATGTTTGGTGCTATACACAAATAAAGGTTAACTGCTTGATGAAAGATCCAGTGAATGGTTGACCAGGAAAGTTATTACGATACAAAACAGaactatgtgtgtgttgtttgtttgatgCGTTATCATGGGGTCTGTAAGTGATGGTGGCAGTGTCTGTAAATGCTCTGTGATGTGCAGGTGGCTGCCCGTCAGTCTCAGAGGATGAGCCACtgacctgtctgtgtctgtatctctccAGTCAGTGGTCAGTAGCAGCACAGAGGCCCGGGTTAGACTCGTTCTGTTCAATGTGACAGAGAAAGACCAGGGCAAATACTGGTGTCGGGCCTCAAATTTCGTAGGGAAATCGGAGAACCCCTTCTGGCTTTTTGTTCGGAAACCAGGTAACGCACCTAGTAACCCCTCCCCTTTCCTTATGCCCCgccctccctgctctctctggctccGCCCGGACTTGCCCTCTCTCCAGCGTGCAGTCCTCATCCTCAgccacacctcctcctcttgcttctcctcctgctgctgctctgctttGGGTGTAGCGTGCATGCTTACAGGTGAAGAAACTAGCCACCCCTTCCCCCCTGCgtacacaaaccccccccaccccccaccataTGAGCAGCACAGTTACCAGCTGCCACTTTAActgcccccccccaacccagccAATCTCCTGCATCTCCCCTCCTGATCAATAACCCGACTCGGCACCTCTAACAAGGCAGAGACTAAGCAGCCATGCCTGCTCTTGCCCCTATCGATTCCTCTCTCCTAGAGCACACTGCGGCCATATTAGTATTCCCTGTACGAACGTGTGGTTAGCGCCGCTGCTCTGGACCACAGAGAAAGGGCACTGCATTGGACTCTTCCCTGCTTACACAGCATTGCAAGAACCCTGCAAGCCTGCTGTCAAGCCTGCTGCCTGAGGCATAATACTACCCTGCATGGTTGCCAGCTTTAGCCTGCTGGAGGGAAAGGGTCTAAAGTCCTCTCcgtccctccatccctctatctctcatctctccatccctccctgcCAGTGGTCCTCCTTTCATTGGAGCGTCAGGCCAGCTCACTGCCCTTTACCCTCCCCAGACTTCAGGTGTGGGAACAGGTCCCCGTCCAGCACGCTaactcttccctccctcccacccaatCAAGTTCGCCCAAGTGGTGGGAGGCTGGCGTTCAGGGCACAGGGAGGGGAAGGGCGGGGGGGTATTCCTCGCCTGGTGGAGGAGGCGGGGCCCCTGCTGCTTTGCTGCCGGCCCCTGGGGGGCCGTGGTGACGGGTGATGGGTGGCGGGTGACTCCGTTGGTGGCTACTCTGTGTGGCGGGAATCTCAACCTCAGCACTGCTCTTTATTTCCATCCcggtatcagtgtgtgtgtacttttccTGGGTGCTCCTTTTggtgaactgtgcatttcctctTGGGATGTAAGGCTTATGAaatattctctccctctctctcttctctctctctctgtgattcCCTTCCTTCCTGGATCTTCCCGTGCCCCAGACGGCAGGTATAAACACTACGGATAAGGAGCTAGAGATTCTGTTCTTGACCAACGTGTCCTTTGATGATGCTGGGGAGTACACGTGTCTGGCTGGGAACTCTATTGGGTATGCTTACCACTCGGCATGGCTGACCGTGCTTCCAGGTACtgccgctctccctccctctcccgggGTCCTTCCTCTGTCACTGGGGTGTCTATCACACTGCCTGTCACTGTTTTACACGGTTTTTCCTCAATAATATTTGTGgttttatgttattttgatATTAGTGAGGGTATAACATTGCATGTCTGAATGTTTGCTACAGTAAATCAAAGACCGCTTTCTAATGAATTATCGTCAAGGTGAAAGCAAATGTGTAAAATTCTGACACCATGTCGGTTCATGACGCATTAACCGCGGTGGCTGGTCTTGAGGAAAAGCGATGGCATTTTCAGACCAGGGGAAAGAGCACCATGACGTCCCTGAGAAGCTAGTCTCAAACCCTAcctcccctctgtgtgtgtgtgtgtgtgtgtgtctgtgtgtgtctgtgtgtgtgtgtgtaacacaggaGCATGAGGCACAGtggtttcagcagtgtgtgtgagacgagTTTCAGTGCCGCCAGTCTGTTCAGACACTCGGCACATTTTAACCACAGCTGAGGTTATTAGCTAAATCTGCACTGCTGTAAACCGCGGTGACATCACGCCTCCAGCTCCGTACGTGTCTCCAAATGTGGACTCAACctcaactaataataataataataataataataataataatgttactatatatatttatatatatatatgtatatatatattgaacTTTCCTCAATCTGAAAGCCCTTGTGAATGAGGGAAGCTCACCTCAAGCATCACAAACCTTGGTGTAATCCGATGTAATCTGTGTAACCAACACCTAGTTTCGCCCTAAAGTTCTCAATATTGCTTCCTCTTACTTTCTAAAAGCAATATCCGCTTTAGGTGTTGTAAATAATTAGCCTTTTATAAACAAGCTTCCTGGGCCGTCATGGAAAAATACCCTTTGTTTGAAAATACTGAGAATTCCCAAACAAGCCATTTAGCAAACAAAGCATGATTACGCCAATAACAGGTGTTAAATGTCTGGTtgtgctgctgttgttttggggggttttcctGGGTGTTGGCTGACTGGTTGTCCATGTTCACCTTTGACCCCCCCAGTCCTCGAAGGTGGCGATAAGGAAGATGACTATGCAGACATCCTGATCTACGTGACGGGCTGCGTGCTCTTCATCCTCACGGTGGTCATAGTCATCCTCTGTCGCATGCGGATGTCCAGCCAGAAGACCCTGCCCACGCCACCCGTGCAGAAACTGTCAAAGTTCCCCCTCAAAAGACAGGTAACAGAAAGTAGATACAAGATTCCTTCAGATAGAGATTTCCTTTCCCTCACCCCTTTCCCTTTCTTTATGTTCCATAACAATGATAATTATATAATAACTTTATATAGCGACATAGCTAGAGCTGGatcaaatgtgtaattgttttggagccaaatacttttctgtgcccgatcgatcttgcctggtgcaattgagccattGTTTCTATGCTGTACTTCAGCATAATAAATTCAGTACAAAACAGCAGGGTTGGATTGCCTGCATGTTTcggtgtgtacgtatgtgtgcatgtgtgcatggaccaagggtgtgtgtgtgttgttggtgAATACTGTAGATATTGTTGGCTGCTTTAGGCTATCCAGTCATCCTACCCCCCTGTGGGATGAGTGGAGATGACTGGTAAGTGGACAGGTTtgtgtgacaatcccaggatTAAGAGATGAGTACACCCTCCcatgcacacaccccccctccctgagtgTTTAAATCACTCCAGGAATGGGGCCATCGAGTGAAACCATCAGCGAGTGAAACCATCACCACCAAAATGTACATACTTGCTCCTCAGATCATGGTCTTCAAGGgtcgagaactgctggttttccaccctccctttacctggcagtcaggtgtgaagacagtatggctaatcagtagcactaattgttcagatAATTGtcagggaggaaagaaaaccagcacTGGATTTAGGGTCAGATTTTAGTATCCCTGCCATACATAGCGTGATATAACCCCACCACCTACCCCAaacccctccccacctctctgAGCTAGCTGCCCGCCCTCGCTTTCAGAGACTATAACACTTCTGTGTTTTGCATTCAAGCAGGTGTCTTTGGAGTCCAACTCGTCCATGAATTCCAACACCCCCCTGGTGCGGATCGCCCGGCTGTCCTCCAGCGATGGACCCATGCTGGCCAACGTGTCTGAGCTGGAGCTCCCCGCAGACCCCAAATGGGAGTTTCCCCGGACAAGGTGAGGGTCACACAcacgtttacatttacattacagttatttagctgatgctttcatcagaagcgacttacaattgattagactaagcaggggccaatccgccctggagcaatgtggggttaagggccttgctgaagagcccagcagctgcacatATCTACACCAgcgcttgaaccaccaaccttccgggtccaaGCCGTGCATCTTCGCCTGGATGGCTGTTGGGCTGTGGTGGGAAAAGAAGCAGCCCCTTGTTATCGTGTTTTTCGAGAAACGTGCACCCGATTTCCTGCTCTCCCCCAAACTTACAGAGGGGTGCAATAGAAGCCACAAAGGCCCACACACTTGAGAATTCCATACTCAATGAAAATAGGggatatacatttaaaatagatCAAATGTAAAAACCTGGTTTTTTTATAGTGACATAtcaatttgaatatttaaatagAATTCAAGTGCTCATGGCTCTGTGGGTCTGCTGAGTTGCATTGGGGTAATATTGTGCTGAGATGTATTGGGctgatgttgtgttgttgatTTGCGTTTGGTTGACattctgtgttgtgttgcaggttgACCCTAGGAAAGCCCTTGGGTGAGGGCTGTTTCGGGCAGGTAGTCATGGCCGAGGCGATTGGGATTGACAAGGAGAAACCAAACAAACCCCTCACAGTCGCTGTCAAAATGCTGAAAGGTTTGTGTGAACATGGCTAAATGGGCAGAGAGGAACAAGTCCTCTCTTATTGGACAAATTACTGAATGCCTGAAATACATTTCCCACTagtcactgtaaaaaaaaacaaccatcaAAAAATAGAGAACAAATTAATACCAGTAGACAAGACTTGTCTCAAGGACTGGAATTACCAGTATCTGCCTTTGTTAACCAGCCATTAAGGCCAATTAATCACCAACTTCATCAAACACCTTATAGATTCCTCAATAGTAAGGCCATGCCAGTGAATTTAAGGTCAGGATATTCATCAAAGGTTTCTCACTGCCTCGTTGGTTTCCCTCCCCAGACGATGCCACTGATAAGGACCTATCCGATCTGGTGTCTGAGATggagatgatgaagatgattggcAGACACAAGAACATCATCAACCTACTGGGCGCGTGCACACAGGACGGTGAGCCATCGCAATGCCAGCAGCCATAACCATGCATAAACACTTAACATAGCAGTCATACTTGTGCATGTATACTTAATATAGCAGCCATAACCATGCATAGATACTTAAAATAGCAGTCATACGTGTGCATGTACACTTAATATTGCAGCCATAACCATGCATAGACACTTAACATAGCAgtcatgcgtgtgcatgtacacTTAATATAGCAGTCATAACTGTGCATTTACTGTTACATAGCAGCTATATGAGAGATTTGACAACATTATAGACTTGACCACTGCTCTAGACTGGTGAATATGGAGAGGTATCTGCTTTAGGTGAGGATGGGTCTCTGGGCTAGTAGTTCTGATGGGTGACCTGTGatctgtgacctgtgacctgctCTTTCAGGACCCCTGTATGTGCTGGTGGAGTACGCCTCCAAGGGGAACCTGAGGGAGTACCTCCGAGCCCGCAGGCCCCCCGGCATGGACTACTCTTTCGACACCTGCAAGATCCCCGACGAGCAGCTCACCTTCAAAGACCTGGTGTCCTGTGCCTACCAGGTGGCCCGGGGCATGGAGTACCTGGCCTCCCAAAAGGTCAGTCGACCCATCTTTCTGTACAGTGACATTTACTAACGGGTTGTCATGCACTGCTACCCAATGACAAACTATTTCAGAAAGAGCTTCGCTCAACATCTGTCAGTTAAAATGCTGTCGTGTCACTGGGGTCTTTGATAGGagaaaatgctgaaaatgcTTTCTTCTTATGATATGCTATATCAGTTTTGAACTTGATTGGATGTATGGTGCATCAGCTCTGAACGTGATAGGTTCCTTCTCTCTTCTCAGTGCATCCACAGAGACCTGGCCGCCCGGAACGTTCTGGTCACGGAAGACAATGTGATGAAAATCGCAGATTTTGGCCTGGCCAGGGACGTACACAACATCGACTACTACAAAAAGACAACAAATGTACGTAAAGAAGCAGGGCTTGATTGCTATGTAGTCCCAAACTGAAAAAAGGGTTATTTGACTAGTCACCATAGAGGAACCATTTTTacttctttatggaaccctctatcataggtgtgaagtgttaAAATTCCCAGACAAAGAATCATTTTGCCCGACAAAGTACATTTGAACTAGATAGGGCTCTTCAATGGAATGACGttgtttttctgagagtgtacactAGTGCCCCTGATAAGAGATATAGTATGGTAACAGGTTCATGCATCCATCTCTGCGCATGTACATCATGTCAAGAGTATCTCAATCCCTCCAGATAAGTGATGCATCATGCATCTCCACTCAGGAATACACTTGTTAGAGCCTGAAGACAGAGGACATGTGCTGGTGCCTGTTGACCCAAACTTGGATGGCAGCCATTTGCACCACAATTCAGCTCATTAATGATctgctgcaaaaacaaatgacacGGCCAAAATGGAGGGCAGAAGACCCCAGTGCCCTTGGAGCTCTGTAAGGGCCTTTCCCCGCCCTTGACAGAAACACACCTGGAACGAGAGTATGAAAACCGGAGCACAGCAGCTAGTGGAGAGGAAGATCCCAGCCAATCATCAGCCTCCCTGCCATGGCCATTGTTAATATGGATTTATGATTGGTAGATAGCGCTACAACAAACAATCACCAGGTATCGACCTTAAATGCAGAGCAACCAGAAAAGGAAAGGGAAAGTGTCGCAATGCGACAAAGTGCTCCCGCCGAACGTTAGCAATGTGGACACGTATCGGTGGGAATACATGTTTGACCGCTGCAGAcctggggttggggtcaggtgGGTTAGTTTGGGTGTGAGGGATGATGGGTAATGcggttgtttttttctgcatggCCGCTCCCATTGTGTGAGTGGCGGAGCCCGTTTGAGCCGGTGGGCTTTACCGTATGACTGAACACCGCTGCGGTCAGCACTGCCCTCCGTCTGAGCGCACTCAGTGGGGAGCGGAGGGGTGGCCCCAGGGCCCGGGGGGTGGGTAGGGGAGTTTAGGGAGGGGGATTGAGCCGGTGCCGGTCTGACCCAAAACAGGCCTGCTGACCGGATGGTtcttttgtgttggtgttgttgcAGGGTCGGCTGCCCGTGAAATGGATGGCGCCAGAGGCCCTGTTTGACCGGGTCTACACACACCAGAGCGACGTGTAAGTCTGGACATTGACCAATCAGCCGGCCTGAGTACAGCTAcaatcagtgtctgtgtgtttgtgtttctgtgcatgtatttttctgttgcctgggtttgtgtgtgtgagtgagcagctTGTCTTTCAGAGCAGGCAATTATTGTTAcctatgtttgtgtttgtttgtgtgtgtgtgtgtgtgcatctggattgtgtctgtgagtatttctgtgcgtgtatgtgtgagcactttgtgtttctgtgcatgtattTTGGTTacctgggtttgtgtgtgtgcgcatgtgtgcgtcaTCTGGATTGTGTCTATCtgaatatttctgtgtgtgtgtgtgtgtgtgtgtgggcgtgcatgTGTGACACAGAACATGTAGTGATTTTTCATTGTAACAGAACTGATATTAGagtggtctctctccctcctcctcattcATCATTCTGATGTAACTGGGTCCCTCTCTTCTCgcgctccatctctccctccctccctctctcttctgactctccatctctccctccctccctctctcactctccatctttccctctctctcttctcgcTCTCtaactctctgtctctgcccactgcagctctctctctccctcgagTACAGGGGAGATTGAGGAGTCATTTGCAGACCCATCTGCAGACCTGCACTTTCACACATTTTACCACCACATGAGAATATGTACTCTGAGTATGGATTTGACATTTTTAACAACCCCCACAGACTATACACATATCAAAATATTTACCTAAATATTAATACTTtatgggtggcacggatggtgcagtgggtatcactgccgcctcacagcaaggaggtcctgggttcgaatccccgtcggccggggcctctgtgtgtggagtttgcatgttctccccgtgtttgcgtgggtttcctccgggtactccggtttcctcccacagtccaaagacatgcaggttaggctgattagagagtctgaattgcccatgggtttgagtgtgtgagtgaatggtgtgtgtgccctgcgatggactggcgacctgtccagggtgtattcctgcctttcgcccaatgtatgctgggataggctccagcccccctgcgaccctgttcaggataagcgggtaaagataatggatggatggatggatggatggattcataCTTTATTCAACATTACGATTGTGAAATTGTGTCTGGTAAGAAAGTTCACAGACATAGGAGATACTCTAATATATTTAACACGTTTGACGTCTTTTAGTCGTTGTTTTTAGTGTCCAGTTTAAATAGTGAGGGTGGAGTGCAGATAAAGCCAGAGCCGCAGTAGTGTCCCTGGTGCGTGGACGAGCTCCGGGGTGTGATCTGTGACGCGTTTTTAGCTGCTGCACCTCTGAGAAGATTGAGCACTTTGCAGTAAGGAGTCGTATcggtctgtctctccctgcgaGGTGCGTGTGTGAACTTTGCTGTGCAGGGCTGGGGGAAAGACCGTTCAGAGGCCTCTGACGCCCCCCTGCGCTGTCCGTAACTGCACAACAGCGCACTAGAAACTGTTGTCACAGCCTCCCACAAAGCATTTCAGTgtcttttaaattcatttctaTTCATTGAAATGTAACTTAAATATACATTGGGATTTTCCACTGCTGTAACCACAACCAAATTCAAACGAATTTACAGGCTGTAGCATTCAAAATGGCCATTTACAGAACATCATCGTTCACCAGTGGGGATGCTCGCATCTGTATTgttgtggttatggttataggTCTTGGTGTGGCTTTAAGACTGACTGTGGTaccattgggggggggggggggggggtgtggttcCCCCCTTTCCCAGGGATGCCATGGGCAGTTCctatcctggctcagtgacatgAGCGAGCACTCGTGCGATAATGACACAATTACCCTGATGGCCGAACGTTTGGCAGGGACGGTCACGGCTCAGTGACCAAGCCTCTATGGCGGTTCTCGCAGGGAAGCCGGGTGTGGATAATTCCATTAACCGCACCCTGCTGGACTGCAGGAGAtccgggctggggggggggctgggttgGGGGAAAGTTTTGGATAATGAGCCACTGAAATATACAGGCCTGTCACCCCCTCAGATTACCACTGGCTCTTATACTAAAACTGCTGCAGCTCAGAtagttaaaatgaaatgtgtgttcagcacacatggcaggtgtgtgtgtgtgtgtgtgtgtgtgtgtgtgtgtgtgtgtgtgtgtgtgtgtgtgtgtgtgtgtgtgtgtgcgcatgtatatgtgtgcgtgtgtgtgtatctgtttgtgtgaTAGTGCACTTTGTACTGACACCTCCCCACCAGAGACATTAGCTGCACTGAAGCCACTTCTCCTTACTAGACCAACTACAACAGCTGACCCGTGTTTGACAGTAATTGGCAAATATAATTAGTCGGTATATAATTAGTACTGGTGAGACAGACAAAGGCTATTGTAATCTGTCCAGATTAATTatggttgtgtttttttggcTAC
Encoded here:
- the fgfr3 gene encoding fibroblast growth factor receptor 3 isoform X3 — encoded protein: MRDSAVGCSGPSLSLPSRGMTSLWSLFVLCSLCLHCSSTARIPTARPADSVSSEAAFLEDFVLGIGDTLDLTCTPQGVAQPITWLKDSAGLSPSNRTRVGQRVLRIINVSYEDSGVYSCWHGNTLLGNFTVKVADSLSSGDDEDYDEESDDGGNGNEAPYWTRPDRMEKKLLAVPAANTVKFRCAAAGNPTPTIHWLKNGKEFKGEQRMGGIKLRHQQWSLVMESAVPSDRGNYTCVVQNPYGTITHTYQLDVLERSPHRPILQAGLPANQSVMVGSDVEFHCKVYSDAQPHIQWLKHIEVNGSRFGPDGVPYVNILKTAGINTTDKELEILFLTNVSFDDAGEYTCLAGNSIGYAYHSAWLTVLPVLEGGDKEDDYADILIYVTGCVLFILTVVIVILCRMRMSSQKTLPTPPVQKLSKFPLKRQVSLESNSSMNSNTPLVRIARLSSSDGPMLANVSELELPADPKWEFPRTRLTLGKPLGEGCFGQVVMAEAIGIDKEKPNKPLTVAVKMLKDDATDKDLSDLVSEMEMMKMIGRHKNIINLLGACTQDGPLYVLVEYASKGNLREYLRARRPPGMDYSFDTCKIPDEQLTFKDLVSCAYQVARGMEYLASQKCIHRDLAARNVLVTEDNVMKIADFGLARDVHNIDYYKKTTNGRLPVKWMAPEALFDRVYTHQSDVWSYGVLLWEIFTLGGSPYPGIPVEELFKLLKEGHRMDKPANCTHELYMIMRECWHAVPSQRPTFRQLVEDHDRVLSMTSTDEYLDLSVPFEQYSPTCQDSNSTCSSGDDSVFAHDPLPDEPCLAKEHQSNGVLRTQT
- the fgfr3 gene encoding fibroblast growth factor receptor 3 isoform X2 translates to MRDSAVGCSGPSLSLPSRGMTSLWSLFVLCSLCLHCSSTARIPTARPADSVSSEAAFLEDFVLGIGDTLDLTCTPQGVAQPITWLKDSAGLSPSNRTRVGQRVLRIINVSYEDSGVYSCWHGNTLLGNFTVKVADSLSSGDDEDYDEESDDGGNGNEAPYWTRPDRMEKKLLAVPAANTVKFRCAAAGNPTPTIHWLKNGKEFKGEQRMGGIKLRHQQWSLVMESAVPSDRGNYTCVVQNPYGTITHTYQLDVLERSPHRPILQAGLPANQSVMVGSDVEFHCKVYSDAQPHIQWLKHIEVNGSRFGPDGVPYVNILKSVVSSSTEARVRLVLFNVTEKDQGKYWCRASNFVGKSENPFWLFVRKPVLEGGDKEDDYADILIYVTGCVLFILTVVIVILCRMRMSSQKTLPTPPVQKLSKFPLKRQQVSLESNSSMNSNTPLVRIARLSSSDGPMLANVSELELPADPKWEFPRTRLTLGKPLGEGCFGQVVMAEAIGIDKEKPNKPLTVAVKMLKDDATDKDLSDLVSEMEMMKMIGRHKNIINLLGACTQDGPLYVLVEYASKGNLREYLRARRPPGMDYSFDTCKIPDEQLTFKDLVSCAYQVARGMEYLASQKCIHRDLAARNVLVTEDNVMKIADFGLARDVHNIDYYKKTTNGRLPVKWMAPEALFDRVYTHQSDVWSYGVLLWEIFTLGGSPYPGIPVEELFKLLKEGHRMDKPANCTHELYMIMRECWHAVPSQRPTFRQLVEDHDRVLSMTSTDEYLDLSVPFEQYSPTCQDSNSTCSSGDDSVFAHDPLPDEPCLAKEHQSNGVLRTQT